From one Nothobranchius furzeri strain GRZ-AD chromosome 2, NfurGRZ-RIMD1, whole genome shotgun sequence genomic stretch:
- the zgc:158659 gene encoding phosphatidylinositol 4,5-bisphosphate 3-kinase catalytic subunit alpha isoform has protein sequence MVPRPSSGELWGLHLMPPRILVDCCLPNGMMVSLDCLRETPLISIKQQLFVEARKFPLYHLLQEESCYIFVGVTQEAEREEFYDETRRLCDLRLFHPILKVIEPLGNREEKILNREIGFAIGMPVCEFEMMKDSEVQDFRRSILSVCREAMEEREGGGAHSQALYVYPPNVESSPHLPQHIYSKLDKGRLIVTIWVIVSPSNSKQKYTLKVSHDSLPEQLIAESIRKKTRSMHLSPQQLRLCVQEYQGQYILKVCGCDEYLLEKFPLSQYKYIRSCIVVGRLPHLMLVSKDSLYSQLPASGYITPSYSRRTPQPSPCPGGGDGSPPRSLWAFNTLLRVRLLCATYINVNIRDIDKIYVRTGIYHGGEPMCDNVNTQRVPCSHPRWNEWLTYDLYLADLPRSARLCLSICSVKGRKGAKEEHCPLAWGNVNLFDYKDILVCGKVALSLWPVPHGLEDLLNPIGVAGSNPNKETPCVELEFSWFNQTVVFPDEQQIEEHANWTISRELGYSYCHGLSSRLACDSTVSASDAEQLRSLCSKDPLYELSEQEKDFLWRHRHYCINIPESLPKLLLSVKWNSRDEVSQMYCLLKEWPLMESESALELLDCNFPDPMVREFALRCLVQGLTDDKLSQYLLQLVQVLKYEMYLDNPLARFLIKKALTNQRIGHFFFWHLKSEMHNKTVSRRFGLLLEAFCRACGMYLKHLNRQVEAMDKLVNLTDTLKQEKKDETQKVQMKFLVEHMSRPDYMESLQGFVSPLNPVHQLGNLRLEECRIMSSAKRPLWLNWENPDIMSELLFTNNEIIFKNGDDLRQDMLTLQIIKIMENIWQNQGLDLRMLPYGCLSIGDCVGLIEVVKNSFTIMQIQCKGGLKGALQFNSNTLHHWIKDKNRGEGYDRAIDLFTRSCAGYCVATFILGIGDRHNSNIMVKENGQLFHIDFGHFLDHKKKKFGYKRERVPFVLTQDFLIVISKGVQESTKTKEFERFQEMCYKAYLAIRQHASLFINLFSLLLGCGMPELQTFDDIAYLRKTLALEKSQQEALEYFTKQMNDAHHGGWSTKMDWIFHTIRHMPNEH, from the exons ATGGTACCCAGGCCATCCTCAGGGGAACTATGGGGGCTTCACCTGATGCCCCCTCGGATCCTGGTGGACTGCTGCCTCCCCAACG GTATGATGGTGAGTCTGGACTGTCTCAGAGAAACTCCCCTCATCAGCATcaagcagcagctctttgttgaaGCCAGGAAgttcccgctctaccacctgctgCAG GAGGAGTCATGCTACATCTTTGTGGGCGTGACCCAGGAGGCAGAGAGGGAGGAGTTTTACGACGAGACGCGGCGTCTGTGTGACCTTCGTCTGTTTCACCCCATCCTGAAGGTCATCGAGCCGCTGGGAAACCGTGAGGAGAAGATCCTGAACCGAGAGATTG GGTTTGCTATTGGGATGCCAGTGTGTGAGTTTGAGATGATGAAGGACTCGGAGGTCCAGGACTTCCGCCGCTCCATACTGAGCGTGTGCAGAGAGGCTATGGAGGAGCGAGAAGGGGGCGGAGCCCACAGCCAGGCACTTTATGTTTACCCCCCCAACGTGGAGTCCAGTCCCCACCTACCCCAACACATCTACAGCAAGCTGGACAAAG GCCGGCTGATTGTGACCATCTGGGTGATCGTTTCTCCGTCGAACTCTAAGCAGAAGTACACCTTGAAG GTGAGTCATGACAGTTTACCTGAGCAGCTGATCGCCGAGTCCATCAGGAAGAAGACCCGATCGATGCACCTGTCCCCTCAGCAGCTCCGCCTGTGTGTGCAGGAGTACCAGGGCCAGTACATCCTCAAG GTGTGTGGCTGTGACGAGTACCTGCTGGAGAAGTTTCCTCTCAGTCAGTACAAG TACATCCGTTCATGCATTGTTGTGGGACGTCTCCCTCACCTGATGCTTGTGTCCAAAGATAGTCTCTACTCTCAGCTTCCTGCCTCCGGCTACATCACACCGTCCTACAG CCGAAGGACGCCCCAGCCGTCTCCTTGTCCAGGAGGAGGTGATGGCTCTCCTCCTCGCTCCCTGTGGGCCTTCAACACTCTGCTGAGGGTGCGGCTGCTCTGTGCCACCTACATCAACGTCAACATCCGGGACATTGACAAG atctaTGTGAGGACTGGTATCTACCATGGGGGAGAACCGATGTGTGACAATGTGAACACCCAGAGAGTTCCCTGCTCCCACcccag GTGGAACGAGTGGCTGACCTATGACCTCTACCTGGCGGACCTTCCTCGCTCAGCCAGACTCTGCTTGTCCATCTGCTCTGTGAAAGGAAGGAAAGGAGCCAAGGAG GAGCACTGTCCTTTAGCCTGGGGGAACGTTAACCTGTTTGACTACAAGGACATACTGGTCTGTGGGAAGGTAGCTCTGAGTCTCTGGCCCGTCCCCCATGGGCTGGAAGACCTGTTGAACCCCATCGGAGTTGCTGGTTCAAATCCCAACAAG GAGACTCCTTGTGTGGAGCTGGAGTTCTCCTGGTTCAACCAAACGGTCGTGTTTCCTGATGAGCAGCAGATAGAAGAGCACGCCAACTGGACCATCAGCAGAGAGCTGGGCTACAGCTACTGCCACGGACTG AGCAGTCGTCTGGCCTGTGACAGCACCGTTTCAGCATCCGATGCAGAACAGCTTCGTTCTCTTTGCTCCAAAGATCCTCTGTACGAGCTGTCAGAGCAGGAGAAGGACTTCCTCTGGAGACACAG ACATTACTGTATAAACATTCCAGAGTCTCTTCCTAAACTTCTTCTGTCAGTCAAATGGAACTCCAGGGATGAGGTGTCACAG atgTATTGTTTGCTGAAGGAGTGGCCTTTGATGGAGTCGGAGTCAGCTCTAGAGCTGCTGGATTGTAATTTCCCTGATCCGATGGTCCGAGAGTTTGCTCTGCGCTGCCTGGTGCAGGGACTGACCGACGACAAGCTGTCCCAGTACCTGCTGCAGCTCGTACAG GTGTTAAAGTATGAAATGTACCTGGACAATCCTCTAGCTCGATTCCTCATCAAGAAAGCTCTGACCAATCAGAGGATAGGACACTTCTTCTTCTGGCACCTGAA ATCAGAAATGCACAACAAGACCGTTTCTAGACGCTTCGGTTTGCTGCTGGAGGCTTTCTGCAGAGCCTGCGGGATGTACTTAAAACATCTGAACAGACAG GTGGAGGCCATGGATAAACTGGTGAACCTGACTGACACGCTGAAGCAGGAGAAGAAAGATGAGACCCAGAAG GTGCAGATGAAGTTCCTGGTTGAGCACATGTCTCGTCCAGACTACATGGAGTCTCTGCAGGGATTCGTCTCTCCACTGAACCCAGTTCACCAACTGGGAAACCTCAG GCTGGAGGAGTGCAGGATCATGTCCTCGGCGAAGCGCCCCCTGTGGCTGAACTGGGAGAACCCCGACATCATGTCTGAGCTGCTCTTCACCAATAACGAGATCATCTTCAAGAACGGAGATG ACCTACGTCAGGACATGCTGACTCTGCAGATCATTAAGATCATGGAAAACATCTGGCAGAACCAGGGCCTGGACCTGCG catGTTGCCGTATGGATGCCTGTCCATCGGTGACTGTGTGGGTCTTATTGAGGTGGTCAAGAACAGCTTCACCATCATGCAGATCCAGTGTAAAGGAGGCCTGAAGGGGGCGCTGCAATTTAACTCCAACACACTTCACCACTGGATCAAAGACAAGAACCGCGGAGAGGG GTATGACAGAGCCATTGACCTGTTCACCAGGTCGTGTGCAGGTTATTGTGTCGCCACGTTCATCCTGGGAATCGGAGACCGTCACAACTCCAACATCATGGTGAAAGAGAATGGCCAG CTGTTCCACATTGACTTTGGTCACTTCCTGGATCATAAGAAGAAGAAGTTTGGCTACAAAAGGGAGCGGGTTCCCTTTGTCCTGACTCAGGACTTCCTCATCGTCATCAGTAAAGGAGTTCAGGAGTCCACCAAGACGAAGGAGTTTGAGAG GTTCCAGGAGATGTGCTACAAGGCTTACCTGGCTATCCGACAGCACGCCAGCTTGTTCATCAACCTCTTCTCCCTCCTCCTGGGCTGTGGGATGCCTGAGCTGCAGACTTTTGATGACATTGCCTACCTGAGGAAGACGCTCGCCTTAG AGAAGAGCCAGCAGGAGGCGCTGGAGTACTTCACCAAGCAGATGAACGACGCTCATCATGGAGGATGGAGCACCAAGATGGACTGGATCTTCCACACCATCAGACACATGCCCAATGAGCACTGA